The following coding sequences lie in one Seriola aureovittata isolate HTS-2021-v1 ecotype China chromosome 5, ASM2101889v1, whole genome shotgun sequence genomic window:
- the opn4xb gene encoding opsin 4xb codes for MWSTESMEPEKAHTQSSFFTKVDVPDHVHYIVALFVFVIGILGITGNALVMFAFYSNKKLRNLPNYFIMNLAVSDFLMAFTQSPIFFINCLYKEWVFGEMGCKMYAFCGALFGIASMINLLAISIDRYVVITKPLQAIHWSSKRRTALAILMVWLYSLAWSLAPLVGWSSYIPEGLMTSCTWDYVTYTLANRSYTMMLCCFVFFIPLGIIFYCYLLMFLAIRKTSREVERLGTQVRKSTLIQQKSIRSEWKLAKIAFVVIVVYVLSWSPYACVTLISWAGHANILSPYSKAVPAIIAKASTIYNPFIYAIIHNKYRMTLAEKFPCLWFLSPTPRKECISSSSISESSFRDSIISRQSTASRTHFITASPNSTVMVLRDVEMEPLGRKSCDSFRSTSSYSQSCRGRSYKKELERKPSKTHTAEKHPSSMTESSSTCEHELVTSSLTIATLPLLVLTRRRSQSLTNDISDSGKERWSISDRLNSHKSDSFDSLNFRKVPSTDPKSPQGVPRIIVISPTSESSLINHDSVCLEDSVEAMENNVFVSLNFSSEVFEAVELLS; via the exons tAACAAGAAGCTTCGTAACCTGCCTAACTACTTCATCATGAACTTGGCGGTTAGTGACTTCCTCATGGCCTTCACACAGTCGCCCATTTTCTTCATCAACTGTCTGTACAAGGAATGGGTGTTTGGAGAGATGG GCTGTAAGATGTATGCATTCTGTGGCGCCCTGTTTGGCATTGCCTCCATGATAAACCTACTGGCCATCTCTATCGACCGCTACGTGGTCATCACCAAGCCCCTGCAGGCAATACACTGGAGCTCCAAACGAAGAACTGCCCTGGCCATCCTCATGGTCTGGCTTTACTCTTTGGCCTGGAGTCTGGCTCCTCTAGTTGGCTGGA GCTCTTATATCCCTGAGGGCCTGATGACATCTTGTACATGGGATTATGTCACATACACATTGGCCAATAGGAGCTACACAATGatgctgtgttgttttgttttctttattccaCTGGGAATCATCTTTTACTGCTATCTCCTAATGTTTCTGGCTATAAGGAAGACTAGCAG GGAGGTAGAACGTCTGGGGACTCAGGTGAGGAAATCCACCCTCATCCAGCAGAAGTCCATCAGGAGTGAATGGAAGTTGGCAAAGATCGCCTTTGTCGTCATTGTGGTGTATGTCCTCTCCTGGTCACCATATGCCTGTGTCACACTGATTTCCTGGGCTGG GCATGCCAACATCTTGTCGCCATACTCCAAGGCCGTCCCTGCAATCATAGCTAAAGCCTCCACTATCTACAATCCTTTCATCTATGCTATCATCCACAACAAATACAG GATGACTCTAGCAGAGAAGTTTCCCTGCCTTTGGTTTCTGTCTCCTACTCCTCGGAAGGAGtgcatctcctcctcctccatcagtgAGTCCTCTTTCAGGGACTCCATCATCAGCAGACAGTCCACAGCATCAAGGACACACTTCATTACAGCTTCACCCAACTCCACAGTCATG GTACTGAGGGATGTAGAGATGGAGCCTCTGGGCAGGAAGTCATGTGATTCCTTCAGAAGCACGTCTTCTTACAGTCAGTCTTGCAGAGGGAGGTCCTATAAGAAAGAATTAGAGCGGAAGCCCTCCAAGACCCATACAGCAGAGAAG CATCCATCTTCCATGACTGAATCATCCAGCACCTGTGAGCATGAACTGGTCACCAGCTCTCTGACCATCGCTACTCTCCCCCTACTAGTTCTTACCAGGAGGCGCAGCCAGAGTCTGACCAATGATATTTCAGATTCtggaaaagaaagatggagtATCAGTGACAGGCTCAACAGCCACAAGAGTGACTCTTTTGATTCGCTAAATTTCAGAAAAGTCCCATCTACTGATCCCAAGTCGCCTCAGGGTGTTCCACGCATAATCGTCATCAGTCCCACTTCTGAAAGCAGCCTCATCAACCATGACAGCGTCTGCCTGGAGGACAGCGTTGAGGCAATGGAGAACAATGTTTTTGTCAGTCTGAACTTCTCATCAGAAGTCTTTGAGgcagtggagctgctctctTGA